Proteins from a genomic interval of Candidatus Krumholzibacteriia bacterium:
- a CDS encoding carbohydrate ABC transporter permease, giving the protein MKRRTVQSLALHTAILLGAAVAATPLVWMVSASLMPAGDANSFPPPFLPRRVTFEHYVTILTRLDLAWNFLNSAIVTVTGTLLSVVFNGLAGYAFAKLVFPGRERLFRGLTLALVIPAQVGMLPLFLLLREMGVVNTYAGVVVPYLASVFGIFMVRQYVVGVPDDLLHAARVDGAGEFQLFTRIVVPVIQPILVTLAAFTFLSAWNDFMWPLIVLSDARNYTLPVALANLVGEHVQDTELMMAGSVLTILPAMVVFLLFQRAYVRGILAGSVKG; this is encoded by the coding sequence ATGAAACGCCGCACCGTGCAATCACTGGCGCTGCACACGGCGATTCTCCTGGGAGCCGCCGTCGCAGCGACGCCGCTCGTGTGGATGGTCTCCGCCTCGCTCATGCCGGCGGGGGACGCCAACAGCTTCCCGCCGCCCTTCCTGCCCCGGCGGGTGACCTTCGAGCACTACGTGACCATCCTCACCCGGCTCGATCTGGCGTGGAATTTCCTCAACAGCGCGATCGTCACGGTGACGGGAACGCTGCTCTCCGTCGTTTTCAATGGGCTCGCCGGTTATGCCTTCGCCAAGCTGGTGTTCCCTGGGCGCGAACGTCTCTTCCGCGGCCTGACTCTGGCCCTCGTCATCCCGGCGCAGGTGGGGATGCTGCCGCTCTTCCTGCTGCTGCGCGAGATGGGCGTCGTCAACACCTACGCCGGCGTCGTCGTGCCGTATCTGGCCAGCGTCTTCGGCATCTTCATGGTCCGGCAGTATGTCGTCGGCGTGCCCGACGATCTCCTGCACGCGGCTCGCGTGGACGGCGCCGGGGAGTTTCAGCTCTTCACTCGTATCGTCGTCCCCGTCATCCAGCCCATTCTGGTGACGCTGGCGGCCTTCACCTTCCTCTCCGCCTGGAACGATTTCATGTGGCCCCTCATCGTGTTGAGCGACGCACGCAACTACACGCTGCCCGTGGCGCTGGCGAACCTGGTAGGCGAGCACGTCCAGGACACGGAGCTGATGATGGCCGGTTCGGTGCTGACCATCCTTCCGGCGATGGTGGTGTTCCTGCTCTTCCAGCGCGCTTACGTGCGCGGCATCCTGGCGGGGAGCGTCAAAGGTTGA
- a CDS encoding discoidin domain-containing protein encodes MTALAAAEPLEPPRALAGPDIETPREAVGTPGPASVLLDGFESAGAWSAHPADGVDLALGSDAGERGRCLRLDFDFHGGGGYAVARRQLELDLPENYAFTFRLRGAAPSNHLEFKLVDASGDNVWWCVRRDVRFPAEWETFTIKKRHIGFAWGPLGGGEIRHVAALEFAITAGSGGRGTVWIDELELRELPPPGATPPTPVASASSQLRGHEAEHAIDGDLGTDWEAASRDKSPWLRLDLQTSREYGGLVLDWQAGRHAVDYDLEDSQDGATWRTLRSVRGGNGGRDLLYLPESESRYLRLQIRRGAQKRTALREIALQPLEWAATRADFFSLLARSARRGTFPRGMSGEQVYWSVVGIDRDEREALLGEDGALETGRGAFSIEPFLWHGGRLVTWADAAIETALEEDALPMPSVRWRAGDLALEVKAFGTGEPGESAVVVRYRVRNLGGKPSRVTLFLALRPFQVNPPSQLLNLAGGVAPIRSLAFAGERVTVNEERQVFALTRPSGSGAVHFDGGDIVADYLHAGRLPASPTVVDDFEAASGAFAFLLDLAPGEERETSLLVPLYPDAAPLLDAEDVSRLAADRVASAAWVAEQYERNRAAWRELLGRTVIEVPDPAVNQSLRAQLGWILVNRAGPALQPGTRAYARSWIRDGALTSSALLRLGHADAARDFLEWFATHQYANGKVPCVVDARGADPTPEHDSTGEFLFLVAEVYRYTGDRALAERLWPRVQSGAAYLDSLRQLRRTAAYRTPENRQFFGLLPPSISHEGYSAKPMHSYWDDFWAVRGWRDVVFLAKTLGRTAEAKRLTARRDQFESDVAASVRAALVHHGIDFVPGCADLGDFDATSTTILLSPVQGQRLVPEAALRRTFEEYESNFRARLNGEPWDAFTPYEVRNIGAFVRLGWRERAAALLPFFLDSQRPPAWRQWPEVVWRDERAPHFLGDLPHGWVASDFLRSVLDMLAYEREADASLVVAAGVPVEWLRAPGVMVRNLRTPYGELSYTLLEDGETITMRIEAGLVVPPGGVVVRPPLPWPLRAASLDGAPVRSKADGEIVLRRLPATVVFRR; translated from the coding sequence GTGACGGCGCTTGCGGCTGCCGAGCCACTGGAGCCACCCAGGGCGCTCGCCGGCCCGGACATCGAAACACCGCGAGAGGCAGTCGGAACTCCGGGGCCCGCATCGGTCCTCCTGGATGGATTCGAGTCCGCCGGGGCCTGGTCGGCCCACCCAGCCGATGGCGTCGATCTCGCGCTCGGCTCCGACGCCGGCGAGCGCGGACGCTGTCTGCGTCTCGACTTCGATTTCCACGGCGGCGGCGGCTACGCCGTCGCGCGGCGGCAACTCGAACTCGATCTGCCCGAGAACTACGCCTTCACCTTCCGCTTGCGCGGTGCCGCGCCCTCCAACCACCTGGAGTTCAAGCTCGTCGATGCGAGCGGCGACAATGTCTGGTGGTGCGTGCGGCGTGACGTCCGTTTCCCGGCCGAGTGGGAGACATTCACCATCAAGAAGCGGCACATCGGCTTCGCCTGGGGGCCCCTCGGGGGTGGTGAGATCCGTCACGTGGCGGCTCTCGAGTTCGCCATCACTGCTGGGAGTGGCGGGCGGGGCACGGTTTGGATCGACGAGCTCGAGCTCCGCGAGCTGCCGCCGCCCGGGGCGACGCCGCCGACGCCTGTCGCCAGCGCGTCGTCGCAGTTGCGTGGCCATGAGGCCGAGCACGCCATCGATGGCGATCTCGGCACGGATTGGGAAGCTGCGTCACGGGACAAGAGCCCGTGGCTCAGGCTCGATCTGCAAACGAGCCGCGAATACGGCGGTCTCGTCCTCGATTGGCAAGCAGGGCGACATGCTGTCGATTACGACCTCGAGGACTCCCAGGATGGAGCGACCTGGCGCACGCTGCGTTCCGTGCGCGGCGGCAACGGCGGCCGCGACCTTCTCTACCTTCCCGAGTCGGAGTCGCGGTACCTGCGCTTGCAGATCCGGCGCGGCGCGCAAAAGCGCACGGCGCTGCGCGAGATCGCCTTGCAACCTCTGGAGTGGGCGGCGACGCGGGCGGACTTCTTCTCGCTCCTGGCGCGCTCGGCGCGGCGCGGGACCTTTCCGCGCGGCATGAGCGGGGAGCAGGTCTACTGGTCCGTCGTCGGCATCGACCGCGATGAGCGCGAGGCCCTCCTCGGCGAAGATGGCGCCCTCGAGACCGGGCGTGGGGCTTTCTCCATCGAACCTTTCCTCTGGCACGGGGGGCGGCTCGTCACCTGGGCGGACGCGGCGATCGAGACCGCCCTGGAAGAGGACGCCTTGCCCATGCCCTCGGTGCGCTGGCGCGCCGGGGATCTCGCTCTGGAAGTGAAAGCCTTCGGCACGGGTGAGCCGGGAGAGAGCGCCGTCGTCGTGCGCTACCGCGTGCGCAACCTCGGCGGCAAGCCCTCCCGGGTGACGCTCTTCCTGGCACTGCGTCCGTTCCAGGTGAATCCGCCCTCGCAGCTTCTCAACCTCGCGGGTGGCGTGGCACCCATCCGTTCCCTCGCCTTCGCCGGCGAGCGTGTCACGGTGAACGAGGAGCGCCAGGTGTTCGCCCTCACGCGTCCCTCGGGTTCCGGGGCGGTGCACTTCGACGGCGGCGACATCGTCGCCGATTACCTGCACGCCGGACGGCTGCCCGCTTCGCCCACAGTGGTGGACGACTTCGAAGCCGCCTCCGGCGCCTTCGCTTTCCTCCTCGATCTCGCTCCTGGAGAAGAACGGGAGACGAGCCTTCTCGTGCCGTTGTACCCCGATGCGGCGCCACTCCTCGACGCCGAGGATGTGTCGCGCCTCGCCGCGGACCGAGTAGCGTCGGCGGCATGGGTCGCGGAGCAGTACGAAAGGAATCGCGCCGCATGGCGCGAGCTTCTCGGCCGCACGGTGATCGAGGTTCCCGATCCGGCGGTGAACCAATCGCTCCGCGCGCAGCTCGGCTGGATCCTGGTGAATCGCGCCGGCCCGGCCCTGCAGCCGGGCACACGGGCCTATGCCCGCTCTTGGATCCGTGACGGCGCCCTCACCTCGTCGGCGCTCCTCCGGCTCGGCCACGCCGACGCGGCGCGCGACTTCCTAGAATGGTTCGCGACGCATCAATACGCCAACGGCAAGGTGCCCTGCGTCGTGGACGCGCGTGGCGCCGACCCCACGCCCGAGCACGACAGCACCGGGGAGTTCCTCTTCCTCGTGGCCGAGGTCTACCGCTACACCGGGGATCGGGCCCTTGCCGAGCGTCTCTGGCCCCGCGTCCAATCCGGCGCCGCGTACCTCGATTCGCTGCGCCAGCTACGCCGGACCGCTGCCTATCGCACGCCAGAGAACAGGCAGTTTTTCGGTCTCCTGCCGCCGTCCATCAGCCACGAAGGTTACTCGGCGAAGCCGATGCACTCCTACTGGGATGACTTCTGGGCGGTGCGCGGTTGGCGCGACGTCGTCTTCCTCGCGAAAACGTTGGGGCGAACGGCCGAGGCCAAGCGCCTGACGGCGCGACGCGACCAGTTCGAGAGCGACGTGGCGGCCTCGGTACGCGCGGCGCTCGTGCACCACGGCATCGATTTCGTCCCGGGCTGCGCCGATCTGGGCGACTTCGACGCCACCTCGACGACGATCCTGCTCTCGCCCGTGCAAGGGCAGCGTCTCGTTCCGGAAGCGGCGCTCCGCCGCACCTTCGAAGAGTACGAAAGTAACTTCCGCGCTCGCCTGAACGGCGAACCGTGGGACGCCTTCACACCCTACGAGGTGCGCAACATCGGCGCCTTCGTGCGCCTCGGCTGGCGCGAGCGTGCCGCCGCCCTGCTGCCCTTCTTCCTGGACTCGCAGCGCCCGCCGGCCTGGCGGCAGTGGCCCGAGGTGGTGTGGCGCGACGAGCGCGCGCCGCACTTCCTCGGCGACCTGCCCCACGGCTGGGTGGCATCCGATTTCTTGCGCTCGGTCCTCGATATGCTGGCTTATGAGCGCGAGGCGGATGCTTCGCTCGTCGTCGCCGCCGGTGTGCCGGTGGAGTGGCTCCGCGCCCCGGGGGTCATGGTGCGCAACTTGAGGACACCCTACGGGGAGCTCAGCTACACGCTCCTCGAGGACGGCGAAACCATCACGATGCGCATCGAAGCCGGACTAGTAGTGCCACCGGGGGGTGTGGTCGTGCGCCCCCCGCTTCCGTGGCCACTCCGCGCCGCGAGCCTCGACGGAGCACCGGTCCGCTCGAAAGCCGACGGCGAAATCGTGCTTCGCCGTCTTCCCGCCACGGTCGTCTTCCGGCGCTGA